One window of the Planktothrix sp. FACHB-1365 genome contains the following:
- a CDS encoding cyanophycinase produces the protein MQQLTSQALEHMIPQQTKTSILIIGGAEDKVHGREILQTFFHRAGASNANLAIIPSASREPAIQGERYQKIFEEMGAKSIEIFDIRERHHCEEPKWHAYLEGCTGVFMTGGDQLRLYSLLADTLLMEKIRIAARQGRMALAGTSAGAAVMGHHMIAGGGSGESPNRSLVDMATGLDILPELLVDQHFHNRNRMARLISAIAAHPDKIGIGIDEDTCALFEAEGLLRVVGKGTVTIVDTHEMSYTNLVNAGATDPLSVFNLRVHILSYGDQYNFHSRRPSSAPSV, from the coding sequence ATGCAGCAGTTGACATCTCAAGCCCTTGAACACATGATTCCCCAACAAACTAAAACCTCTATTCTCATTATTGGTGGAGCAGAAGACAAAGTTCATGGACGTGAGATTCTGCAAACTTTTTTTCATCGGGCTGGTGCTTCCAATGCCAACCTAGCCATCATTCCTTCTGCCTCCCGCGAACCCGCCATTCAAGGAGAAAGATATCAAAAAATCTTTGAGGAAATGGGGGCCAAATCCATTGAAATTTTTGATATTCGGGAACGTCATCATTGTGAAGAGCCCAAATGGCACGCCTACTTAGAAGGCTGTACCGGGGTATTCATGACAGGGGGTGATCAACTCCGGCTTTATAGTTTATTAGCCGATACCCTGCTAATGGAGAAAATTCGCATTGCTGCCCGACAAGGCCGGATGGCTTTAGCGGGAACCAGTGCGGGGGCTGCCGTTATGGGTCATCACATGATTGCTGGGGGAGGAAGTGGCGAATCTCCTAACCGTTCTCTGGTGGACATGGCAACGGGCTTAGATATTCTACCGGAATTGCTAGTTGATCAACACTTCCACAACCGCAATCGTATGGCACGACTGATCAGTGCGATCGCAGCCCATCCCGATAAAATTGGCATTGGCATTGATGAAGATACCTGTGCCTTATTTGAAGCGGAAGGTTTATTGCGGGTGGTGGGGAAAGGAACTGTTACGATTGTGGATACCCACGAAATGTCCTACACCAATCTGGTGAATGCGGGAGCGACTGATCCCCTGAGTGTATTCAATCTCCGGGTACATATTTTGTCCTATGGCGATCAGTATAACTTCCATTCCCGGCGTCCGAGTTCTGCCCCTAGTGTGTAA
- the trmD gene encoding tRNA (guanosine(37)-N1)-methyltransferase TrmD translates to MRFDIITLFPDFFASPLNSGLLGKALAKQIADVHLVNPRDFASDKHRRVDDESYGGGVGMVLKPEPIYAAVESLPQLPRREVIFLTPQGEKMHQGLFRNLALNFDQIVLICGHYEGIDERILSLVTREVSLGDFVLTGGEIPAMALINGVVRLLPGTVGKQESLKAESFEDGLLDYPHYTRPAEFRGMRVPDVLLSGNHQKIEQWRKQQQLQRTRERRPDLWQDWIQASEGKIEDEGTRE, encoded by the coding sequence GTGCGTTTTGACATTATTACTCTATTTCCCGATTTTTTTGCCTCTCCCCTGAATTCAGGTCTTTTAGGTAAAGCTTTAGCAAAGCAAATTGCTGATGTCCATTTAGTTAATCCCCGTGATTTTGCATCGGATAAGCATCGCCGGGTGGATGATGAGTCCTATGGGGGGGGTGTGGGGATGGTCTTGAAACCTGAACCGATTTATGCAGCCGTTGAATCCTTACCCCAACTTCCTCGTCGAGAAGTGATTTTCTTAACGCCCCAAGGGGAAAAAATGCACCAAGGGTTATTCCGCAATTTAGCTTTAAATTTTGATCAGATTGTTTTAATTTGTGGGCATTATGAAGGTATCGATGAACGCATTTTGTCCTTAGTCACCCGTGAAGTTTCTTTAGGGGATTTTGTCCTGACTGGAGGTGAAATTCCTGCAATGGCACTGATTAATGGAGTTGTACGATTATTACCGGGAACGGTTGGAAAACAGGAGTCTCTCAAAGCAGAAAGCTTTGAAGATGGGTTACTGGATTACCCTCACTATACTCGACCTGCGGAGTTTCGAGGAATGCGAGTTCCTGATGTTTTATTATCAGGAAATCATCAGAAAATTGAGCAATGGCGAAAACAACAGCAACTTCAGCGCACCCGTGAGCGTCGTCCTGATTTGTGGCAAGATTGGATACAGGCGTCAGAAGGCAAGATTGAGGATGAGGGGACAAGGGAATAG
- a CDS encoding NYN domain-containing protein, translating into MKPVTALYWDFQNVKIPDKKVQLLYQYLDQKFDLLISNAYAYWRREKELVEQTVFQVGIETITVPSREKNAVDNLIIKHCKKHINNDRRIRNVILITGDKDYLTLVEDLKKLGIKVILIYGSNISQGLKKAVNEVYQINQIVSINPNQEESKKLEHPALVTYEEAKKYLIELIKTVQAKGKKATLALMGNLIKDHPRISGCKKVSYCRPDGKIVSKFSKFVEAVIQEGIIKKNRNGELILVTI; encoded by the coding sequence ATGAAACCTGTTACAGCACTTTATTGGGATTTTCAAAACGTTAAAATTCCTGATAAAAAAGTTCAACTATTGTATCAATACTTAGATCAAAAATTTGATTTATTGATTAGCAATGCTTACGCTTATTGGAGAAGAGAAAAAGAATTAGTAGAACAAACTGTTTTTCAGGTAGGAATTGAAACAATTACTGTTCCTTCGAGAGAAAAGAATGCCGTTGACAATTTAATTATTAAGCATTGCAAAAAACATATTAACAATGATCGAAGAATTAGAAACGTGATTCTCATAACAGGAGATAAAGACTATTTAACCTTAGTTGAGGATTTAAAAAAATTAGGAATAAAAGTTATCTTAATTTATGGTAGCAATATTTCTCAAGGCTTAAAAAAAGCTGTTAATGAGGTTTATCAGATTAATCAAATTGTTTCTATTAATCCAAATCAGGAAGAATCTAAAAAACTAGAGCATCCGGCTTTGGTTACTTACGAAGAAGCTAAAAAATACTTAATTGAGTTGATCAAAACAGTTCAAGCAAAAGGGAAAAAAGCGACTCTTGCTTTAATGGGTAATTTAATTAAAGATCATCCTCGAATTTCGGGCTGTAAAAAAGTTTCATATTGCAGACCGGATGGAAAGATTGTTTCTAAATTTAGTAAATTTGTAGAAGCGGTAATTCAGGAGGGAATTATTAAAAAAAATCGCAATGGAGAGTTGATTTTAGTTACAATTTAG
- a CDS encoding KGG domain-containing protein — protein MATEKRGFASMDEEKQREIASKGGKAAHESGRAHEFTPEEAREAGRKGGKAVSQDREHMAAIGRKGGKNSHKKDNDNEQNNQDNEENS, from the coding sequence ATGGCGACAGAAAAACGTGGATTTGCTTCCATGGACGAAGAAAAACAACGGGAGATAGCCAGCAAAGGCGGTAAAGCAGCCCATGAGTCAGGCCGCGCTCATGAATTTACTCCTGAAGAGGCCAGAGAAGCGGGCCGCAAAGGTGGTAAAGCAGTCAGCCAAGATCGCGAACACATGGCTGCTATTGGTCGTAAAGGAGGTAAAAATAGCCATAAAAAAGATAATGATAATGAACAAAATAATCAAGATAATGAAGAAAACTCATAA
- the cphA gene encoding cyanophycin synthetase yields the protein MKILKIQTLRGPNYWSIRRHHLIVMRLDLEELTERYSCDIPGFYEGLTSVLPSLVEHHCSPGVRGGFLSRVERGTLMGHIIEHVALELQQLAGMTAGFGRTRETSSPGIFQVAFEYDNEHAGRYAGRAAVRLCQSIVDTGTYPAEELTQDIEDLKELKAQASLGPSTEAIVKEAEARDIPWQQLNARFMIQFGYGCYQKRIQATLSNQTGVLAVELACDKEGTKQILRDAGVPVPRGTVIRYFDELQDAIDEVGGYPIAIKPLDGNHGRGITLDITKWETAAAAYDEASNASKTHSVILERFYTGRDHRVLVVNGKMVAVAERVPAHVVGDGQLTIEQLIEKTNRDPRRGDGHDNVLTRIVVDKTVLSMVAEKGYTLDSVLPAGEICFLRATANLSTGGSAIDRTDEVHPENAWLFARIAKIIGLDIAGIDVVTPDISKPLREVDGVIVEVNAAPGFRMHVAPSEGLPRNVAGAVMDMLFPPGQPSRVPILAVTGTNGKTTTTRLLAHIIKQTGLAVGYTTTDGIYIGDHLAEPGDNTGPQSAQLILRDPTVEVAVLECARGGILRAGLGFDTCDVGVVLNVSADHLGLGDIDTIEQMAKVKSVVAEVVMPKGYAVLNADDPLVVQMAERVKAQVAYFTMNPENEIVLKHTESGGLAAVYENGYLSILKGDWTLRIEQAVNVPITMKGRAPFMIANALAACLAAFAQGVKIEHIRAGLSTFVASTSQTPGRMNLFNMGSYHALIDYAHNAASYAALGAFVKNWPGPRIGVIGGPGDRRDEDFVMLGQLSADIFDEIIVKEDDDTRGRERGSAAELISKGIQQVLGRVPEPRIRYEMILNETEAINTALDRAGGGSLVVILPESVNRAIQLIESRNPIKESNNNSHSPSLNSSPVSLKPSQV from the coding sequence ATGAAAATTCTTAAAATACAAACCTTAAGAGGCCCAAACTACTGGAGCATCCGACGTCATCACCTGATTGTCATGCGCCTAGATTTAGAAGAATTAACTGAACGCTATAGTTGCGATATTCCAGGTTTCTATGAAGGCTTAACGTCTGTTCTCCCGAGTTTGGTTGAACATCACTGTTCACCGGGAGTCCGAGGGGGGTTTCTCAGCCGCGTAGAACGGGGGACGTTAATGGGGCATATTATTGAACACGTCGCCCTAGAACTCCAACAGTTAGCGGGCATGACTGCCGGATTTGGTCGCACCCGTGAAACCTCAAGTCCAGGGATTTTTCAAGTCGCCTTTGAGTATGATAACGAACACGCCGGACGTTATGCAGGAAGAGCCGCTGTCCGCCTATGCCAAAGTATTGTGGATACGGGAACCTATCCAGCCGAAGAACTCACCCAGGATATTGAAGATCTCAAGGAATTAAAAGCCCAAGCCTCCCTCGGCCCTAGTACAGAAGCCATTGTCAAAGAAGCAGAAGCCCGTGATATTCCCTGGCAACAACTGAATGCTCGATTTATGATTCAGTTTGGTTATGGCTGTTATCAAAAACGAATTCAAGCCACACTGAGTAATCAAACCGGAGTATTAGCGGTGGAGTTGGCCTGTGATAAAGAAGGCACGAAACAAATTCTCCGCGATGCAGGAGTTCCAGTTCCTAGGGGAACAGTCATTCGCTATTTTGATGAACTGCAAGATGCCATTGATGAAGTTGGGGGTTATCCCATTGCCATTAAACCCCTGGATGGCAACCATGGCCGAGGCATTACCCTGGATATTACCAAATGGGAAACGGCTGCTGCTGCTTACGATGAAGCCAGTAACGCTTCTAAAACCCATAGTGTGATTTTGGAACGCTTCTATACGGGTCGAGATCATCGCGTGTTAGTCGTGAATGGCAAAATGGTGGCTGTAGCTGAACGGGTTCCAGCCCATGTTGTGGGGGATGGCCAATTAACCATTGAACAGTTAATCGAAAAAACCAACCGAGATCCCCGTCGCGGTGATGGCCATGATAACGTCCTCACCCGGATTGTTGTGGATAAAACCGTGCTGTCTATGGTGGCGGAGAAAGGCTATACCCTAGACAGTGTATTACCGGCTGGGGAAATTTGTTTTCTACGGGCTACGGCTAACTTGAGTACGGGGGGGAGTGCCATTGACCGTACCGATGAAGTTCACCCGGAAAATGCTTGGTTATTTGCTCGGATTGCTAAAATTATCGGTCTGGATATTGCCGGAATTGATGTGGTGACACCGGATATTTCCAAACCGTTGCGGGAAGTGGACGGGGTGATTGTGGAAGTTAACGCCGCACCGGGATTTCGGATGCACGTCGCCCCCAGTGAGGGTTTACCTCGGAATGTGGCGGGGGCAGTGATGGATATGTTATTTCCCCCCGGTCAACCCAGCCGTGTCCCGATTTTAGCCGTAACGGGAACCAATGGAAAAACCACTACCACCCGTTTACTCGCCCATATCATTAAACAAACGGGGTTAGCCGTTGGTTATACCACCACTGATGGTATTTATATCGGCGATCATTTAGCTGAACCCGGAGACAATACTGGCCCCCAAAGCGCTCAATTGATTCTGCGTGATCCAACGGTAGAAGTGGCTGTGCTCGAATGTGCACGGGGGGGAATTCTGCGGGCGGGTTTAGGATTTGATACCTGCGATGTCGGGGTGGTGTTGAATGTGTCGGCGGATCATTTGGGATTGGGGGATATTGATACCATTGAACAAATGGCAAAAGTTAAAAGCGTGGTGGCTGAGGTGGTCATGCCGAAAGGTTATGCGGTGCTGAACGCGGATGATCCCTTAGTGGTACAAATGGCTGAACGGGTTAAAGCCCAAGTTGCTTATTTCACGATGAATCCTGAGAATGAAATTGTCCTCAAACACACGGAATCCGGGGGATTAGCTGCGGTTTATGAAAATGGCTATTTGTCGATTTTAAAAGGGGATTGGACACTTAGAATTGAGCAGGCGGTGAATGTTCCGATCACGATGAAGGGTCGGGCTCCGTTTATGATTGCCAATGCCTTAGCGGCTTGTTTAGCGGCTTTTGCTCAAGGGGTAAAAATAGAGCATATTCGGGCGGGTTTGTCAACCTTTGTGGCTTCCACATCCCAAACCCCAGGACGGATGAATTTATTTAATATGGGTAGCTATCACGCCTTGATTGATTATGCCCATAATGCTGCCAGTTATGCCGCATTAGGGGCTTTTGTCAAAAATTGGCCAGGGCCTCGGATTGGGGTTATTGGTGGCCCTGGCGATCGCCGAGATGAAGATTTTGTGATGTTGGGTCAACTCTCGGCGGATATTTTTGATGAGATTATTGTCAAGGAGGATGATGATACTCGTGGCCGAGAGCGGGGTTCGGCGGCGGAATTAATTAGTAAGGGTATTCAGCAGGTCTTAGGACGAGTTCCAGAGCCTCGGATTCGTTATGAAATGATTTTGAATGAAACCGAAGCGATTAATACTGCTTTAGACCGGGCTGGGGGGGGTTCGTTAGTGGTGATTTTACCCGAAAGTGTAAATCGCGCTATTCAATTAATTGAGTCCCGTAATCCCATTAAGGAATCAAACAACAATTCCCATTCTCCGAGTTTGAATTCCTCACCAGTCAGTTTAAAACCTTCTCAAGTTTAA